From a single Populus trichocarpa isolate Nisqually-1 chromosome 17, P.trichocarpa_v4.1, whole genome shotgun sequence genomic region:
- the LOC18106900 gene encoding cytochrome P450 81C13 yields the protein MLTKNLFFTMNYIYYCLAFFLSSFLVFKLVFQRSRNLPPSPFGFPIIGHLHLVSKPPMHKVLAILSNKCGPVFTLKLGSRNIVAVCSLSAAEECYIKNDIVFANRPQSIFVHYWSYNYAAFLFAPYGHLWRTLRRFSVTELFSRSCLDRSTAISEEVRTLVRLILSKVSDDGAKKVDLNYFFTITSLNVIMKMNAGKKWVEEEKAACIDSGKQCIEDVQKIFPSNPGTTVLDFFPFLKWFGYRGEEESVIKVYKERDEFLQGLIEEVKRKETSSVTSNPAEGVKDQTTVIGSLLALQKSDPELYTDEVVKGTMATLYLAGVDTVDFTAEWAMTFLLNHPERLERVKAEIDREVGHERLVQESDLPKLRYVRCVVNETLRLYPPAPLLLPHAPSEDCIVGGYKIPRGTIVMVNAWAIHRDPKLWEDPESFKPERFEGLNNEGEKQGFIPFGIGRRACPGNHMAMRRVMLALAALIQCFEWERVGKELVDMSIVDALISVQKAKPLEAICTPRPFTTTLISPP from the exons ATGCTTACAAAGAATTTGTTCTTCACCATGAACTACATTTACTACTGCCTTGCTTTCTTCCTCTCTAGCTTTCTTGTATTCAAACTTGTATTCCAACGTTCCCGCAACTTACCACCAAGTCCTTTCGGTTTTCCGATCATAGGCCATCTCCACCTTGTCTCGAAGCCACCAATGCATAAAGTGCTAGCAATTCTTTCAAATAAATGCGGTCCAGTTTTTACTCTTAAATTGGGCAGCAGGAACATTGTTGCTGTTTGTTCTTTATCAGCTGCTGAAGAATGTTACATCAAGAATGATATAGTTTTTGCCAACAGGCCTCAGAGCATATTTGTCCATTATTGGAGCTACAACTACGCTGCCTTTTTATTTGCTCCGTATGGCCATCTCTGGCGGACCCTGAGGCGTTTCTCGGTCACTGAACTGTTTTCTCGAAGCTGCCTTGATCGGTCTACTGCCATTAGCGAAGAAGTCCGCACCCTTGTCCGCCTGATTCTGTCCAAAGTATCTGATGATGGAGCCAAGAAGGTGGACTTGAACTATTTCTTCACAATCACCTCTCTCAATGTAATTATGAAGATGAATGCTGGAAAGAAGTGGGTGGAAGAGGAGAAAGCTGCCTGTATCGATTCAGGAAAGCAGTGTATTGAGGATGTCCAAAAGATATTCCCTTCAAATCCAGGCACCACCGTGTtggatttttttccatttttgaaATGGTTTGGGTACAGGGGGGAGGAGGAGAGTGTGATAAAGGTGTACAAAGAGAGGGATGAATTCTTGCAGGGCTTGATAGAAGAGGTGAAACGAAAGGAAACAAGTTCAGTTACAAGTAATCCTGCTGAAGGAGTGAAGGATCAGACAACTGTGATTGGAAGTCTATTGGCCCTCCAAAAATCAGACCCTGAATTGTATACGGATGAAGTTGTCAAGGGTACCATGGCG ACACTCTATTTGGCAGGAGTGGATACAGTAGATTTCACTGCGGAATGGGCAATGACATTTCTGCTGAACCATCCAGAGAGATTAGAGAGGGTGAAAGCGGAGATTGACAGGGAAGTCGGACATGAGCGCTTGGTACAAGAGTCTGATCTTCCCAAGCTAAGATATGTCCGTTGTGTCGTTAATGAGACCCTTCGTTTGTATCCTCCAGCCCCACTTTTGCTGCCTCACGCACCATCTGAAGACTGCATCGTAGGTGGATACAAGATACCACGAGGCACGATTGTGATGGTGAATGCATGGGCCATACATAGGGATCCCAAGTTGTGGGAAGATCCTGAGAGCTTCAAGCCGGAGAGATTTGAAGGTCTTAATAATGAAGGGGAAAAACAAGGATTCATCCCTTTCGGTATTGGGAGAAGGGCTTGCCCTGGAAATCACATGGCCATGCGCAGAGTGATGTTGGCATTGGCTGCGCTTATTCAGTGCTTTGAATGGGAAAGAGTCGGGAAGGAACTGGTAGATATGAGCATCGTAGATGCTCTTATCTCTGTACAAAAGGCTAAGCCTTTGGAGGCTATTTGTACTCCTCGTCCTTTCACAACTACTCTCATCTCTCCACCCTAA
- the LOC127903909 gene encoding uncharacterized protein LOC127903909: MYNNVGPQPGVPRPPTNPQPNPFGNSFYGAGSGLMKGGLGAYGEKILGSSSEYVQSNISRYFSDPQYYFQVNDQYVRNKLKVVLFPFLHRGHWMRITEPVGGRLSYKPPIYDINAPDLYIPFMAFGTYVVLAGLSLGLNGKFSPEALNWLFVKGLLGWFMQVALLKMILLSLGSGEAPLLDIVAYAGYTFTGMCFAVLGKILSGYSYYILMPCACLCMGIFLVKTMKRVLFAEVRSFDSSRHHFLLLLIALVQFPFFAWLGNVSVNWFL; the protein is encoded by the exons ATGTATAACAATGTGGGACCTCAGCCTGGGGTGCCAAGACCTCCAACCAACCCCCAGCCCAATCCATTTGGGAATTCCTTCTACGGAGCTGGTTCAGGACTTATGAAAGGTGGGCTGGGTGCATATGGAGAGAAAATTTTGGGCTCAAGTTCTGAGTATGTACAAAGCAAT ATAAGTAGATACTTCTCTGATCCACAGTACTATTTCCAAGTGAATGACCAGTATGTGAGGAACAAACTGAAGGTTGTTTTGTTTCCATTTCTGCACAGG GGACATTGGATGAGGATAACCGAGCCAGTAGGGGGCAGGCTTTCCTATAAACCCCCAATCTATGATATAAATGCACCAGACTTGTACATTCCATTCATGGCATTTGGTACCTATGTTGTTCTTGCTGGCTTGTCGTTGGGACTTAATGGAAA ATTTAGCCCAGAAGCTCTCAATTGGCTGTTTGTCAAGGGATTGCTCGGCTGGTTTATGCAGGTTGCATTGCTCAAAATGATACTCCTTTCATTGGGTAGCGGGGAGGCGCCCTTGTTAGACATTGTTGCATATGCTGGGTATACCTTCACAGGCATGTGTTTTGCTGTCCTTGGAAAGATCTTATCTGGATACTCTTACTACATTTTGATGCCATGTGCCTGCTTATGCATGGGAATTTTCTTGGTGAAGACAATGAAGAGAGTACTTTTTGCAGAGGTGAGGAGCTTTGATTCTAGCAGACACCATTTTCTCTTGCTCCTCATCGCTTTGGTTCAGTTCCCATTTTTCGCATGGCTTGGCAATGTTAGTGTCAATTGGTTTCTCTAA
- the LOC127904496 gene encoding B-box zinc finger protein 24-like, translating to MKIQCDVCEKAPATVICCADEAALCAKCDIEVHAANKLASKHQRLLLQCLSNKLPPCDICQEKAAFIFCVEDRALFCRDCDEPIHSAGSLSANHQRFLATGIRVALSSSCSKDTQTNSSGPPNQSAQQTPMKIPAQQTSSFATSWAVDDLLQFSEFESSTDKKEQLELGEFEWLADMGLFGEQLPQEALAAAEVPQLPISPPTNVNSCRPTKSSMPHKKPRIEISDDDDEYLTVPDLG from the exons ATGAAGATTCAGTGTGATGTGTGTGAGAAAGCACCCGCCACAGTGATTTGTTGTGCTGATGAGGCTGCACTTTGTGCTAAATGTGACATAGAAGTTCATGCAGCAAACAAGCTTGCTAGCAAGCACCAAAGGCTTCTTCTCCAGTGCCTCTCCAACAAGCTGCCTCCATGTGATATATGCCAA gaGAAGGCAGCTTTCATTTTCTGTGTTGAAGACAGGGCCCTCTTTTGCCGGGACTGTGATGAACCAATCCATTCAGCTGGTAGCCTTTCTGCGAATCACCAGCGGTTTCTGGCCACTGGAATCCGAGTGGCTTTAAGCTCGAGTTGCTCCAAGGACACGCAGACGAATTCTTCAGGGCCACCAAATCAGAGCGCACAGCAAACTCCCATGAAAATCCCTGCACAGCAAACATCGAGCTTCGCCACTTCATGGGCAGTTGATGACTTGCTACAGTTTTCCGAGTTTGAATCATCCACTGACAAG AAAGAGCAACTTGAGTTAGGAGAGTTTGAGTGGCTAGCTGACATGGGTCTTTTCGGTGAGCAACTTCCTCAAGAAGCTCTAGCAGCAGCTGAAGTTCCTCAACTGCCAATCTCACCACCAACCAATGTGAACTCATGCAGACCCACCAAATCCAGCATGCCCCATAAGAAGCCTAGAATTGAAATCTCAGACGATGACGACGAGTACTTAACTGTGCCTGATCTTGGCTGA